The nucleotide sequence CTTGGGCGCAGGCCGTAAGAGAAGAAGGCGGAACGTCAATTTTGCTATCCAAAATGGAAACACCAACAAGCCTAAAGGGTGAAGAAATAGAAATTACAAATCCTGAATATGATTGGGAACGTATCGGCTATTTAGTAAATGAAGGGCCGGCGGTAATTAAAAGAAACGGTAAAATTTTTATGACCTATTCAGCCAGCGCTACAGATTCAAATTACGCGATGGGACTTTTGTGGGCAGATGAAGATGCCGATCTAATGGATCCAGAATCTTGGCATAAGTCTGAAGAGCCGGTATTTTCAACTAATCCTGAAGTACGAAGATTTGGTCCCGGTCATAGCTCTTTTACAGTGGCTGAGGATGGTGAAACCGATGTGTTAATTTATCATGCAAGAGTTTACGAAAAGATAAGAGGAAATTCGTTATATGATTTTAATCGCCATACTAGGGCAAGAACTTTTGGTTGGGATGAAAAGGGATTTCCAGATTTTTATCAAAATAAAGCTGATTAAATTTAGCTGAAAAAATAATAAAAAAAGGCTGTCGGTAAGACAGCCTTTTTTTATTTCTCATCCTGAAAAATATCCTCGATCCTTGCATTAAATAATCTCGAAATTCTAAACGCTAAAGGTAAACTGGGATCAAATTTGCCTTTTTCGATAGCATTTATTGTTTGTCTTGAAACTTCAACACGATTGGCAAGTTCTGCCTGCGTGATGTTTTGTTCAGCTCGTAATACTTTAATCTTATTTTTCATTTGTAACGAGCATTTCCAATTTGCATTGCGATTAAATAGGTAATACCCATAATGAAAACCAAGTGCGAAATTTCTGCATTAAAAGCAATTAGATTAGTTATATCCAGCATAGAATAACTAATTCCTAAAATTAACGTAATACCTAAAGTTATAGCCATAGCATCCATAGTTATTTTACGTTGTAAAGGATCTTGTCTCTTTAACTGTTTACGATTAATTAAAATCATGCCCACCCCAATAAGTGTATTTACAATGATCATCACTATTGTGATGGTTTTATTCTCATTCCATATAAATTTTGGGCCAAATGCAACAAATGCTAAAGTGAAAACCCATAAAAATGTCCATACGGCCAAGGCTTTCGTATTTTTTTTTAGTTCCCTTTGCCAATTATTTTTTTCTGCTTCCATAAGTAAAGTCTCTTTGATTAAAAGTAAAGTTTGTTTTACAAATATAGTTGTCTTTTCACAAATGTCAAGTTTTATTTACATTTTTAATTTTCATACATAATTAATAAGCTAATTGATGGTTAATAGATACTTTTATAAGCCAACATTTATAAGTGTTGTTATATTTGACAATTATGATTCAACAATTTGGAAAAGCACCATCTGGAATGCGATTAGAAAGAATTGAGCAATGCGATAATTATAAAAATGGTAGTTTCCAAAATGCAGTGCCCACTTCAGTAAACGCTGAAAATGCTTCAACATTTAGTATTCTTAAAGAGATGATGAATCGACCAAAATCGGTAAATCCTTCTCAAAAAATTCCTTCAGTAGTAACGAATCTTAAGCGCATTGATGGCCATAAACCTTCCTTTGTATGGTTTGGTCATTCTTCTTATCTGCTTAAGGTAAAAGAT is from Zunongwangia endophytica and encodes:
- a CDS encoding helix-turn-helix transcriptional regulator; translated protein: MKNKIKVLRAEQNITQAELANRVEVSRQTINAIEKGKFDPSLPLAFRISRLFNARIEDIFQDEK